The stretch of DNA ACGCTGTCAGGGTAGACCAGCTGCATCTCAACCGTACGCTCCAGATTATTCTGCATCAGTAGCGTCGGATCTCCGTCCCACTGATCCCGCAATGTCAAGGCTGTCGTCAGTTTGCTGTCGATCGTCAATAACTCCGTGCTCGTTGCGGCGTCGGAAGCGACCCTTACCCCGGTGCCGTCGCGCAGGATGGCAAACAGGTAATAGCTGCCATCGGCGGGTGTGCCGCCCGGAGAATTTTTAAACGACCATACCGCCGTGCCGGCCGTCGGAGTGGCGCTGCCGGCGGGAACGCATAATTTCGCTGTTGATGTATCAAAAGTTCCCGTTGCGCCAAAGTAAAAATCAACCCATCCGCCATCCGGCGCATTCTGCGTCGTATAGCTGATGGTATAAGAAGAGGCTGGTGGGAAGCTGTTGGGTAATGCGCTCGCACCGGTGAATGTTAATGTCACCGAGGGTACAGGCGCGGCTTCATACTTCACGACCTTGTTCCGGGATCCATCAGCGACATAAATGTCCAATTCGGTCCCGTTATCCACCAAATCAATAGCCTCAGCTTGGGCATAGTATCCGAAACCGTTGCCCATGGTTCCAAAACCCGTGCTGTATTCCGGCGGCGTGGATCCACCATTCAGGGCTTCGGTATCTTCATAAACCAAGATCCGATGATTGGATTGATCTACAACAGCAATAAAGACATCGCCGCTGGCATCATCCTCAACATCGATATCCCAAGGTGAACTGAGCTTTTCAGAAACTTCGACCCCAAAATTCCATTCCGTTACATATTCAATATAGGCTGGAATCTGCAGCGCGGGGTCTTCCGGATGGAAGGCCAGCTTCTGGATTCGATCATTGCCCGTGTCCACAACATACACGTCGAACTGGCCCAAACCGCTGTTCCAGCGGGCGCAAATGGAGCGCGGGTCGCTGAACTGGCCGGGGCCGTCGCCGGAGGTGCCGTAACGGAGAACATCGGGTGTGGTTGTGTAATTGAATCGAAGAGAAGTTGCTGTCGGCGGGATCATACCGTGAATCCCGTCGCCAAAGGTGATCTGACCCGTCTGCCAATCAACCTCGAAAACACGATCGGCCGGACCGGCGGTCAGAACATTATTGTACCGTGTCCACGTCACCGGCGTCCCGTCGGGATCCGCCGTGATCGTGTTCAAAGACCCCTCCTTGATCGGAGCCGTCAGGGTCCATGTCACCCAGTTGATCGGCACCGTACCCGGGGTCACCACGTCATATTCGACATCCGCCACCGCGCCGACAAGACCCGCACCCGCAGGCTGGGCCGTCATTGTCCGCGCATCGCCGGGGAGCTGATCGCCCGCCCAGTTAAAGTTTCCAACCTCGACAACCTTGATCCGGTTTGCGCCCGCATCGGCGATAAAGGCGTAGTGATTCACCACCGACGCCGTCGTCGCCCAGTCATAATTGGCCGCGGCGGGAGCCACAGCGGGGGGATCCGCGGAGATGCCCGGGACGACCAATAGGGGATCGGCGAGGTTTGCCCATGCCGTCGATGTCACCAAAGTCCGGCCTGTCGTCAGGTCCAGAATGAGCGTGTTGCCCGCGCCATCAACCGTCGCACGATAGGTATGACCGGTCACCTGGTTCGGGTCGGTGATTGACGCAGCAGCGTCCGCCCAGAACGTCGCGCCGCCGCCGACGGCCGCCTGGGATGCAATAGTGCTCGCCCCGCTCCACGCCACATAGACATCGGTGGGATTTGTTAAAACATCGTCATACGCTTCCTGATATGACTCAACACCGGCCGCCGTCACCGTATAAACAAAGAATTCCTCGTTTTGATTTGTGCTGTTATCCGCTTCATCAATGACAAAGATGTCGTCGGATGTGGCGGTGTTTTCATTCGCCGCCACCACAATCGAACTCAGCGCCTCGAAACTGGTAGGACCGCCGGTCGCTTCATCAATCTCAACCGTCGCCACCGTAACGCCGGAGGAGTTCCCATAGTCCAAATCACCCAGACCGAATGCCGCCGTGCCACCGCCTTGATAATCCGTCACAAGGTAACGGACCTCGAAGGACGACGTCGCCGTCAGTGAGTTCGTGGGTAGTACAATTTCAGGAGCATTGCTTACATCATCGTAATCAATGGTATAAACCTGGTCGGCCGCCGTGAATCCCGACACATCGGCGACCCAGGTCCAGGTGACACCTCCAATCATGACAACTTCAGATCCCGGAATCACCCAGTTCGTCGCCGGGTCTGCATATTCCGCCAGGATAATCTGGTTCGAATCCCATTCCTGCGCGGCCGGAGTCACACCGAGGGCCTGAAAGGTGAAGCTGGCGGACCTGTCATAGATATAGGTCGCATTGGCCTCAAATCCCTGGATCCGGTCATTACCGCTGTCCAGTGAATAGACCATCTTCCGACCGTCCGCCGCATAGCGCGCGCCAACGCCGGTAGGTCCCTGGAAGGGTATTTCCGATACCGTGGCATCGACCCTCTGTGCGAGATTCACCTCGTTGATGACGTTATAGGTTGGTCCCTCCCATTCCAGAACGGCGATATATGCCGTATAGGTAAGACCCGCCTGGACCGGCTGTATCAGAACCCCCATGACAAGCCCCAGTGTGAGCCCGATGGCTATAAGCTTGAGCTTCGCTTCCATTAGATTCATCTCCCCTCTATTAGATCAAAACAGCCAAGCGAACCCCGGGTCTCCCTTGGGATTGCGCTCCTATAACCATCCGTTGGCGTTCTGCTTCAGGCAGTTGAGGACCCCCGACCCCCTTCCTGGAAGTCGGCTCTTCATTTCATGCAGGATGTTTATTGTTCACCAGCATTGACATCCCTCTCACTATTGAAATAGCGCCAAGACAGACTGTGAGTTGTAATTCGCCTGAGCCAGCATCGAGGTCGCCGTCTGCTGAAGGATCTGCATCTTTGTCAGATTCAGCTGCTCCATAGCCATGTCAGCGTTCATCAGCCGGTCAAAGGCCGCTTCGGTGTTTACCTGTGCAATTGAAATGTTATCCTCTTTCATCGTCATACGGTTGACCATCGACCCGATACGCGCCAAGGCCGTGGTCACCGCATCCAGCCCCGTATCTACCTCATCCAGATAGGTCGTATAATTGGTGCTGTCGATGATCGAGTCTTCCGTCAGCGCCACGAGCTGACCCATGCCCAGACTTGCCGGTGCATAATCTTGTGTCTGCCAAATCGTGGCGTTTCTCTCACCCGTTTGAAAACTGAAGGTCGCGGAACCGCTCAGCAGCGTCACACCGCTGAACTTGGTTTGCTCAGCAATGTCTTGTATTTCTTCCACAAATTGTACAAGCTGCTTGCTGATCGCCTGCCGCTCGGAATCACCCAACGTATCGTTGGCGGCCATCTCGATTTTCTCCGAAAGAGTAACCATGATATCGTTGATCGAAATCAACCCTCCTTCAGCCACCTCTAACAGGTTCTTTGCAGTTCCAATATTGTTATAGATGGCTTCAAAGATATGACTCCTGTTTTCCAATTTTGATGAGAGAATATAACCTGCCGGATCATCATAGGCATTGTTGATCCTTTTGCCGGTTGCCAGCCTCAGCTGGCTCCTTCCAACGTCTCTGTTCACTTCCCTGAGGGCCCGAATCATCATCAGACCCTGTATATTGCTCCGAATCCGAGTTAGATCTGGAGTAGCCATTTCCTGAGTTCCCTCCTCCTTGATGGACATTCACCGAAGTGAATGCGGGGTTCCTTCCCACAAGGATGAGCAGCGTAACAATTGCCGCCCAACCCGTCCGTTATAAACACTCGGTAGAAAACTTACCGATATTAACAAAATATTTACCGACCACTTCACCGCATAATTCAGGTCTTATGTTTCCGCTTCTTGAACAACTGGGCCACATCTCTTAGGGTCTTGCTTGGTAGACCTTCCGCTCTCTGGTTTTCCTGTTGGATCCGTTCGTAGACCTCTTCGCGGTGAACCGCTACATCAGGCGGCGCCGTAATCCCCAATTTGACTTGGCTGCCACGGACTTCCAGGATCATGATCTTGACCTTGTCCCCTATGCGAATAACCTCGCCTTGTTTTCGCGTCAGGATGAGCATGAATCTTTTCCCCCCAAACTTTCTTCCTGTATGAGCGCCGTTGCCTGACTCAGGAAAGGGGCCCGCAGGGACAAGGATGGATTGTAAAGCACGATCTGTTTGGCGATATTCCGCCGCGGATTAAAAACGATGGGGCCTTTCAGATTGGCCGTCGGAGGACTGTTGTCTCCCGCCGTGACAATGACAAAGATCCGGATCGGGTCATCCGGACCCAATTCCAGAACCTGCCGGTCTTCTAGTGTCAACGAAACCTCATATTCCCCTTCAAAGAAGAGGCTCGGATCTATCAAAATAAACCCGAGACCGTCCTCGATATCGGAAATAAGCCAATAGAAAGGCTGTGTATCCTCAATTTGTGTCAAAAGATATTTATTTCGCTCTTCGAATCCGAGAAGACCGTCAGGAAATTTGTATTCCTGAGCGCCGGCCAGTTCCAAACTCTCTTGCTGAAATTCCGCTAGGCTCATACAAATCACCTTAGAAAATCCAGTAGGCTCAAATCAAAGATGCGCGCACTTGCTGCTAATGTTGCTTCTAGAACGGCGGTTTGTTCCTGTATCTTCATTGCCGCTTCCGTCATGTCGAGGTCTTCATGGCGTGATCGGATGGCTTCTGATTCAACACGTTTTGTATCTAACACATCTTCCATGTCGAACAGCCGATTCACTTGAACTCCGACAACAGCTTGCTGTGTCTGATGCTGTGACAAATGATCCTGAAACACGTCAATGAAGTTCCGAATACCGTCCCCATCGTCTGCCTTCAAACGGTCCCGAAGAGAAAGGATATCCTGGAAAGTCTCTCCATCTTTCCCAAACACATCGGCAGCCGTCACACCCAACGTTAGTTCTTGGCCGGTGCCGAAATAGAATGATCGCGCCTCGGAATCCGCAGAGGTCATTGCCACCGATTCGATCTCACCCTGCTCTCCCCGCCCCAAATCGACAGGAGCCGATTTTGAGGCTTTACCGCCAAAGAGCCTGACCCCGTTCCACTCCGTGTTTGCCAGATCGAAGAGCTCCTCCATATAGGCCTCCAACTCCACCGCCAAGGCATTACGAGAATCAGCTCCCATCCCATCTTGGGCGCCGCGATAAATAATCGTCGAAATCTTGTCAAAAACATCGTTCATCAGATCCAGATGGGCTTCCTGTGTTTCAAGAAAGGAACGAACGGTGAGCAACTTATCCATTCCCGATTCCGCGACCCGAACATCATGTCTCGCCCGCAAAATCGGCGTGACGGCTGCGGGATCATCAGATGGGTTTAGGACCCGCCGACTGGTCGCCATGCGGGCCTGTAAATCCGCCAAGCTGGCGGCATTATTCTGAATGGCCGACAATGGAATCTGATAGCTTGAATGTGTCGAAATCCTCACAATGAGTCTCCTTTAGATCGACAACAGGTCACTTAGCATGTCATCCGCTGTTGAAAAAACCCGGGCCGCCGCTTGAAATGCTCTTTCCGTCATAACCAGATGCATCATTTCTTCGTCGAGATTGACACCGGTGATGGCCTCCCGTTGGGCTTCCAGAGACTCTACGAAGCGGGCCGAGGCCTCCGTTTCCTCTTCTCCGCGCCGGCTCAATGTCCCCACGCGCCCCACCCAGGTCGTCCAATAGTCGCTGGGCGTTGACCCGGAAAGGCCGGGCAATGGAGAATCCTGCAAAGAGGCGATGGCGACACTTATGTCATTTTCCCCTGGATCTCTGGTCGTACCGGCATTGACACGGGTCGGGTCCAAAAGAATGTCATCAGAAACTTGGATATTCCCGGCAGTGGTGCCACTGAAGAAAGCGATTCCATCTGGTCCCATTGAATGAAGTCGATTTACTTCTTGGACTAGAGCAAGGGCAAGATTGTCAAGCTTCCCGCTGATGTCCGGGATAACCTCATCATGCAATTGTAGAATTCCACCGAACTCACCACCGGAAATATGAATTTGGCGCCCGTTTGCGAAGACTTGACTCGCGATACCATTGGCGCTGGTTTCACGCCGTGTTTCCAATGCAACCGCCCCGGTATCTCCAACCAATTGGACACCATCCATACTGATGAGAAGAACACCGTCCTCCCTTTCTTGCGCCACCGCGCCCGTGATGGATGCAACCTCTTCCATCAACCGATCCCGTTGATCTCTGAGATCCGGCGCTTGATCCCCTCTGACTTGCGAATTCCTTACCGTCGCATTGAGTTCCGCAATTTGGGAAAGCTTTTGATTCAGTGAATTGACACCCTGTTCAAGGCGAAAATCTAAGTCTTCTTGGAGCGTTTTCATCCCTTTGGAAAGATTCTGGAAGCGGTCACTGAGCCTTTCCCCTTCCTGCACCAATACATAACGCAAGCCGTCACTCTCGGGTTGATTCGCCAATTCAGTCCAATCATCAAAAAAGGCATCCATGACGGCGCCCAACCCGTTATCAGACGGTTCGCCGACCAGGGCTTCCAGACGCTGCAGATCTTGCTGCCAGACCGACCATTGGTTGTTTAGCGATTTTTGCCGGCTGATCTCCCGATCAAGGTAGGCGTTTCTCCTGCGGCTGATCTGGGCGACTTCAACACCGGTCCCGAATGTTAATGTCCCTTCACGGATAGCAGGAGTTGGAGACAACTCGGCCACCCGGCGGGAATACCCGGGAGTACTCACATTGGCAATATTGTGACCGATGACGGCCAGGGTCTCCTGGTGTGCCATCAGTGACCTTTGGGCGATGCTAAGACTACGGATTAAACCCGACATGGCTCACATCCCCTATAGTTAGGCACGCCGATCCAGTATGGACGGTGGCGTTTTGGCATCCGGCCGGTGACCTGAAGGACCGTACTCGGGCGGATTTAATACAGCGTCGATGAGAGTGCGTCCCAGTCCTTCGACACAGACCAAGGATTTTTCAGCAAGAAGGGCGTTAACTCTCTGAATCTTTCCCAATTGTTGAGCCATTGTGCGGCATGTCTCGCCCAGATTTTGAAGCTCTTCCCGGGCTTGATGGTCGAGATGCGGCAATAGATCAGAGAGGGAACTATTAGCGGATGGGATTTTAAAATGCGCCGTGAGTTCAACAACGACATCTCGGCGTTTCTGTTCCCACACCTTCAATTCGTCGAGACAGCCGACCTGTTGATCCAGGGCTTTGATAAGCCCTTCTGATTTTCCGGCCACGAGAGCATCTTGAACATTCCCCGCGTAGATAAGGAATGTTTTCAATTGCCCGATCTCGGTCTGGAGAATTGATATTAGCCGGCGAACCCTATCCGTAGGGATCATACTGATCGCCTCCTTGCGACGGTTAACCTCACTTTGACCCATCGGAAAGCGGATGGGATATCTGAAGCTGAAACCGTGTGTGGAAAACGCACTCCCCGCATATAAGGCGGATGGTGATATCGATGAGTGCAAAGGCCTCCTATCGGGTCATCCGCTTTTTGTATCCAGGCTGTCTTAGCGTCTGCCTTGAGGGACTGCTTGAAGGACCCTTCAAGGGATGTTTCAAAATGAGACGCCCTGATGGAGGCCCTCTATATATTGGAGAAATTCTTACAACCGGATAAGGATTGCGCTCTAAGGGATCTCCCTTTTGTGGCCGAAATTTGACCCAGCAGATCTTTGTGCGATTTTCAGTTTGCAGGAGATCTCTGCGATTCAAGCGGAGGGGATACCGATCATGATAACATTAAGACGGTTCGGATCCGACATTCCACAGCACTGATCCGCCCAATGATGAAGGAGCGGGAGGCTTGCCTATGAATTTTGAAATCAAAGCAACGGATGACCTTACTTTTGGAAAGCCCTTTATAGAGAGTATTCAGGACCTTTTCCATACAATGTTTATGGAAGAGATAAGGGTCGACTCCATTGTATCGGGTACGGATCCCGTAACAACCCGGGCGGTAACAGCTGTCATCGGTTTATCAGGAGCCGTTCGCGGTACTGTTGCGATATACTTCCCGGATTATATTGCCTGCCATTTGGCAGGGCGTCTTCTTGGGATGGAATTAAACACAATTGATGAGACAGTTTCGGACGCCGTAGCTGAAATCGTAAATATTGTCGCTGGCGGCGCCAAAGGAAGAATCGCGAGCGATCAGATTCGGCAGGTTGATTTGGGATTACCGACGGTCGTCGTTGGTACTGATTATACCGTCCAGTACCCCGCGGGGAGCCGCCGCGCTACCGTTGCTCTCAGCGGGAACTTCGGTGAATTCAGCATGGCAATCACCTACAAGGAATTGATCGGAGAAGGGAGCTACGGCAAATGAGAGTTCTGATTGTGGACGATTCAGCCGTCATGCGGAGAATTCTGGGAAATGCCATGTCTCAGATCGGTGCAACCGTGATCACCCAGGCTGCAGACGGGCGCGAAGCTGTTGAAGCCGCAAATAGGGCTGATTTTGATCTCGTCCTTATGGATTGGAACATGCCCAACCTGTCGGGATTCGATGCACTTAAAGAGATACGCGCCAACGGGAAAAAAATGCCTATTATCATGGTCACGACCGAAGCGGAGAAAGCCCGGGTCATCGACGCGGTCCGCGCCGGCGCCAACAACTATATTATTAAGCCCTTTACTCTCCCAGGTGTGACGGCAAAAATCAAGGATACGCTCGAAAGGGCCCGTGCGGCCTAGGCCGGAACCTTACAACCAGGAATTTTAAAGGGATCATTGGAACCATCAGAATATCCGGAGATCGGCGCACAGACGGTCTTCGGATATTTTCACTTGATCAAATTGAATTACCGAGACTCCCGGGAAACGAGGATGTAGTAGCCCCCTCTGGATCTGCGGCATCAAACCGGCTTTTCAATTCCAAAACATCTTTTATATATGCCTTTGTGGATGGATAGGGCGGCACTCCGTCATACTCCTCGACGCGGCGGGGACCGGCATGATAGGCGGCCAGAGCCAGTTGAGGTTTCTGAAAGCGCTGTAAAAGATTTTTTATATACCGCGCGCCGCCGCGCAAATTATCTAGTGGATTCAGCGGATCCAAGACACCCATATCCTTCGCTGTGCCCGGCATCAACTGCATCAAACCCTGAGCGCCCTTTGAGGAGACCGCGTCGCTTCGACCCGTTGATTCCCGCATGACGATAGCCCGAATCAGATTAGCCGGTAAATCCAACTCACCGGATACTTTTTGAATCAGGGAATCGATCGGTTTCAATGCTGTTTTCTCGGAACGAATCGATTCCAAAGCGGCGGTGTTTCGCACAGCAGTATGATCCGCGGGTGATGCCGTTGGTTTCTGTGATGGATGGAGCGCTTCCTCAATCGTCTTCTTTCGACTGATTTCAGGAGGCGCCTCCCTGGAATCCTTCTGTACCAGATCCAACTGAGGGCGTCGTTCTATTGCGAAACCGGATGCGGAAGGCGGCATCGCGTTTTCATTATCCGAGACCCAGAGTCCGGAGGGGAAAAGATCCATTCTCTCAGCCATCTGGTGGGCCACGGGATCCAGCCAGAGGCTGCTCAAGAGGTCGCTATGCGCCCCCAATCCACCCGTCGATTTTTCCCCTGAAAGAGAAGATTCCAGAGGACGGAGAAGTTCCTTGAACAATAAGGCTTCGAAAGAATCGATCGCCTTCTGCATGGAAGCCGGCGAGTTCAACTGACTTCCAGAGTCCGAAATTCCAATGCTCTTCGTGATGGGGGAGCATGAATTCGCCGGCGCCTGATTGAGTGGGAAATATTTCACACCTGGGACCGGTAACTTGCCGGGCGTTATGGGGTTGATCGGAGGCATCAGGATCAAACCGCTCTACAACACCACAAGCTCGGCCTGAAGAGCGCCCGCCGCCTTCAGCGCTTGGAATATTGAGATGACGTCACGGGACGAAAGTCCCATGGCGTTCAAGGCCCGGGCCAATTCACCCAATGTTGCTGCGCCGCCCAGCACTGTGAAGGCGCTGATCTCATTACCCACCGAAATATCCGATTCGGAAACAACCGTTGTTTCCCCGCCGGAGAAAGCGCCGGGTTGGCTGACATAGGGTTGATTCCGCACTTCTATATTGAGGTTTCCCTGTGATATGGCGACCGGTTGAAGTGTCACACCCGCTCCGGCGACGATCGTTCCGGTTCGCTCATTGATCACAACTCGAGCCGACACGCCGGGTATGACGCGGAGATTTTCCAACTCAGCAACAAAGTGAACAGCGGATTGACCACTCGGGATCCGCGATATGACGGTCCCGGCATCTTCCGCATTGGCCAGGTCTCCATTGGCATCGCCAAGGGAGCTGTTGATGGCCTCAACAAGCCGGCGGGCGGTTGAGAAGTCGGGTCTGTGGAGAAGAATCTTCAAAGAATCCCCCGAAGAAAGTATAACCGGCACCGTCTTCTCGACGATAGCGCCGTTGGGGATTCTTCCGACGGTAAGATGATTGGACAGAACCTGGCTGCCGCTTGGAGCCCCAGCGCCGTAACCGCCGAGAGTGACCGCGCCTTGGGCGACGGCATAAACCAGGCCATCCGCCGCAAGCAGAGGGGTCTGAAGCAGAATCCCGCCCATGAGGCTGGACGCATCACCAATAGAAGAAATAGTGACATCCAACTCCCCCCCTTCGCGGAAAAAGGGAGGCAATGTCGCCGTAACCATGACGGCGGCGACGTTCCGCACCGACATATCATCCTTGGATATTGTTATTCCCATCCCTTCAAGGACATTGGCCAGGGATTGGATTGTGAAACCGGTCCCCGAACGGTCTCCGGTGCCGTCGAGACCCATGACCAAACCATAGCCGGTGAGCTGGTTATTCCTCACACCTTCAATCCTGGCCAGGTCCTTGATCCGCACACCGACATCCTGTCCTTGACTCATACCGGGCATCAGAAGCAGGCAAAGAATTAAGTAGAGAACCGAACTCCATCGATTCTTTTGCCCTCCCATTTCTTCTATTAAGTTTCGTATCATCATTTCAGCCTAGAAGATCCAGCCCAGGATCCTGGAAAAGATCCCCCGGTGAGCCGTATGCCGACCGACACCTTTGCCTTTGTAAGAAATCTGTGCGTCGGCCAAATAGGTGGAAAGCACAATATTGTCGGCTCCGATATCATCCGGGCGGACAACACCCCGTAGCGTTAAATGATCAATTTCTCCGTTCAACTCTATCTGCCGTGTCGCCTCCAGAACCAGATTCCCATTGGGTAAAACACTGACAACCTGGGCCGTCACTTTGGCCCTCAAATCACCGGTTATCGAATTATTCCCCTGGCCATCCATTTTATCCTCAAATCCCATCCCACCACTATAGAGGGGTATGAAATCCAGGATTTCTTCCCAGGGACTGCCGGTTACTTCCAATTCATTTTTCTTCGAACTGCGGAGGGTCGTCTTATTCGTGCCCTGAGCCGATTCCACGATATGGACGGTGACTAAATCGCCCACGCGGCCGGCTTTACGGTTTGCATACAATGACACTCGATCTGAATTGTACAAGGATGTCGCCGCGGCAGACTGTAATCCGGGACCCAAGAAGATCAACGCCCAGAGGACCGGCAGATATCGATTCCTGCATATCACGGCAGCAAGACCTCCAATGTTCCATCTTCAAGAACCCGCGCCCGGCACTCCTTCCGTGCGTCGGTAACCCGGACCCGAATGATATCCCCGGCGCACCCATCCTCGCGGACTTCAGCCACCGTCGAGATTTCCATCATTGCCGAGCGGTATCTTATGGGGATTTTTTGCCCCCGTTGGACCACGGGCGGTTCTTCAATAAGTTCCAGCGTGAGAATCCGCGTCGATCCGATGCCGTGACGGGCTCTCATTCCGACCGGGCTCTTAAAACGGATCTCCTCTTTCTGATGTGTATGCCGCAGCCACTCCCGCCGGACATCCTCTATAGTGAGAATCTCGCCCGGCGCAATAGCACGAGCCGAGATCCAAACCGAGTCGGTCCTGGTTACATCGACGGTGAGAACCCTCTGGATTTCCCGGTCTCCATCCGAAATCCGCATTTGGAAATAATTCCGTCCCATCTGGATTTTTTCCGTCGGATTCAAATTCAAAATCGCGCCATCGGGAAGATCAAGCTCGCTCGGGCTGAAGGTAAATGAGTAAGGACCCGTGCCCAATGATTCCTGGATCAAATGTTCCACCTGCTGCGAGAGGACTCCCATTGATTGACCGCCGAGCGCCCTGGA from Candidatus Eisenbacteria bacterium encodes:
- the flgA gene encoding flagellar basal body P-ring formation chaperone FlgA, translated to MPSGGRKRFQSGRRIVAVMMGLGIVLIMVLGSRALGGQSMGVLSQQVEHLIQESLGTGPYSFTFSPSELDLPDGAILNLNPTEKIQMGRNYFQMRISDGDREIQRVLTVDVTRTDSVWISARAIAPGEILTIEDVRREWLRHTHQKEEIRFKSPVGMRARHGIGSTRILTLELIEEPPVVQRGQKIPIRYRSAMMEISTVAEVREDGCAGDIIRVRVTDARKECRARVLEDGTLEVLLP
- a CDS encoding flagellar basal body P-ring protein FlgI, whose product is MGGQKNRWSSVLYLILCLLLMPGMSQGQDVGVRIKDLARIEGVRNNQLTGYGLVMGLDGTGDRSGTGFTIQSLANVLEGMGITISKDDMSVRNVAAVMVTATLPPFFREGGELDVTISSIGDASSLMGGILLQTPLLAADGLVYAVAQGAVTLGGYGAGAPSGSQVLSNHLTVGRIPNGAIVEKTVPVILSSGDSLKILLHRPDFSTARRLVEAINSSLGDANGDLANAEDAGTVISRIPSGQSAVHFVAELENLRVIPGVSARVVINERTGTIVAGAGVTLQPVAISQGNLNIEVRNQPYVSQPGAFSGGETTVVSESDISVGNEISAFTVLGGAATLGELARALNAMGLSSRDVISIFQALKAAGALQAELVVL
- a CDS encoding flagellar basal body L-ring protein FlgH, translating into MICRNRYLPVLWALIFLGPGLQSAAATSLYNSDRVSLYANRKAGRVGDLVTVHIVESAQGTNKTTLRSSKKNELEVTGSPWEEILDFIPLYSGGMGFEDKMDGQGNNSITGDLRAKVTAQVVSVLPNGNLVLEATRQIELNGEIDHLTLRGVVRPDDIGADNIVLSTYLADAQISYKGKGVGRHTAHRGIFSRILGWIF
- a CDS encoding response regulator — its product is MRVLIVDDSAVMRRILGNAMSQIGATVITQAADGREAVEAANRADFDLVLMDWNMPNLSGFDALKEIRANGKKMPIIMVTTEAEKARVIDAVRAGANNYIIKPFTLPGVTAKIKDTLERARAA
- a CDS encoding flagellar protein FlgN, which gives rise to MIPTDRVRRLISILQTEIGQLKTFLIYAGNVQDALVAGKSEGLIKALDQQVGCLDELKVWEQKRRDVVVELTAHFKIPSANSSLSDLLPHLDHQAREELQNLGETCRTMAQQLGKIQRVNALLAEKSLVCVEGLGRTLIDAVLNPPEYGPSGHRPDAKTPPSILDRRA
- the csrA gene encoding carbon storage regulator CsrA, whose amino-acid sequence is MLILTRKQGEVIRIGDKVKIMILEVRGSQVKLGITAPPDVAVHREEVYERIQQENQRAEGLPSKTLRDVAQLFKKRKHKT
- a CDS encoding chemotaxis protein CheX, with protein sequence MNFEIKATDDLTFGKPFIESIQDLFHTMFMEEIRVDSIVSGTDPVTTRAVTAVIGLSGAVRGTVAIYFPDYIACHLAGRLLGMELNTIDETVSDAVAEIVNIVAGGAKGRIASDQIRQVDLGLPTVVVGTDYTVQYPAGSRRATVALSGNFGEFSMAITYKELIGEGSYGK
- a CDS encoding flagellin; this encodes MATPDLTRIRSNIQGLMMIRALREVNRDVGRSQLRLATGKRINNAYDDPAGYILSSKLENRSHIFEAIYNNIGTAKNLLEVAEGGLISINDIMVTLSEKIEMAANDTLGDSERQAISKQLVQFVEEIQDIAEQTKFSGVTLLSGSATFSFQTGERNATIWQTQDYAPASLGMGQLVALTEDSIIDSTNYTTYLDEVDTGLDAVTTALARIGSMVNRMTMKEDNISIAQVNTEAAFDRLMNADMAMEQLNLTKMQILQQTATSMLAQANYNSQSVLALFQ
- a CDS encoding flagellar assembly protein FliW, which produces MSLAEFQQESLELAGAQEYKFPDGLLGFEERNKYLLTQIEDTQPFYWLISDIEDGLGFILIDPSLFFEGEYEVSLTLEDRQVLELGPDDPIRIFVIVTAGDNSPPTANLKGPIVFNPRRNIAKQIVLYNPSLSLRAPFLSQATALIQEESLGGKDSCSS
- a CDS encoding lytic transglycosylase domain-containing protein → MQKAIDSFEALLFKELLRPLESSLSGEKSTGGLGAHSDLLSSLWLDPVAHQMAERMDLFPSGLWVSDNENAMPPSASGFAIERRPQLDLVQKDSREAPPEISRKKTIEEALHPSQKPTASPADHTAVRNTAALESIRSEKTALKPIDSLIQKVSGELDLPANLIRAIVMRESTGRSDAVSSKGAQGLMQLMPGTAKDMGVLDPLNPLDNLRGGARYIKNLLQRFQKPQLALAAYHAGPRRVEEYDGVPPYPSTKAYIKDVLELKSRFDAADPEGATTSSFPGSLGNSI
- the flgK gene encoding flagellar hook-associated protein FlgK; this encodes MSGLIRSLSIAQRSLMAHQETLAVIGHNIANVSTPGYSRRVAELSPTPAIREGTLTFGTGVEVAQISRRRNAYLDREISRQKSLNNQWSVWQQDLQRLEALVGEPSDNGLGAVMDAFFDDWTELANQPESDGLRYVLVQEGERLSDRFQNLSKGMKTLQEDLDFRLEQGVNSLNQKLSQIAELNATVRNSQVRGDQAPDLRDQRDRLMEEVASITGAVAQEREDGVLLISMDGVQLVGDTGAVALETRRETSANGIASQVFANGRQIHISGGEFGGILQLHDEVIPDISGKLDNLALALVQEVNRLHSMGPDGIAFFSGTTAGNIQVSDDILLDPTRVNAGTTRDPGENDISVAIASLQDSPLPGLSGSTPSDYWTTWVGRVGTLSRRGEEETEASARFVESLEAQREAITGVNLDEEMMHLVMTERAFQAAARVFSTADDMLSDLLSI